The following proteins come from a genomic window of Microbacterium lemovicicum:
- a CDS encoding VOC family protein, translating to MSTSIFVNIATTDLERAKAFYTGLGATINPNFTDDNAACLVWSDDVYFMVLKREFMATFTEKEIGDPTLTTTALVSLSRDSRDAVDAAVAAATTHGGRELREAQDYGFMYSRDIEDPDGNEVGFLWMDPKAAEIGPEAYMAEQAQA from the coding sequence ATGAGCACCAGCATCTTCGTCAACATCGCCACCACCGATCTGGAGCGCGCGAAGGCGTTCTACACGGGGCTCGGGGCGACGATCAATCCGAACTTCACCGACGACAACGCCGCCTGCCTGGTCTGGAGCGACGACGTCTACTTCATGGTCCTGAAGCGCGAGTTCATGGCCACCTTCACCGAGAAGGAGATCGGCGACCCAACCCTCACCACGACCGCGCTGGTGTCTCTCAGCCGCGACTCGCGCGACGCCGTCGATGCGGCCGTCGCCGCCGCGACCACCCACGGCGGCCGCGAGCTGCGCGAGGCGCAGGACTACGGCTTCATGTACAGCCGCGACATCGAGGACCCGGACGGCAACGAGGTCGGATTCCTCTGGATGGACCCCAAGGCCGCCGAGATCGGCCCCGAGGCCTATATGGCGGAGCAGGCGCAGGCCTGA
- a CDS encoding glucose-6-phosphate dehydrogenase, with protein MTATQTTLIVLGASGDLTSRLLMPALGQLLTREPERGIRLIGAGMDDWDDAKWREVVTASFATVKASGSAVDAVLAGATYRRSDITKPEDLRALLAMAEGRPAFYFAVPPAVAATACVALEQVTLPEGLILALEKPFGTDEASAHALNQVLTRLVPEDQVHRIDHFLGRSTVLNVLGVRFTNRIFEPTWSAEHIESVVIRYDEALGLEGRAGYYDKAGALVDMIQSHLLQVMAVVAMDPPSTLGAMDLRDAKAVVLRATSVWEDDAVASSRRARYGAGTIGDRTLPAYADEEGVDPARGTETLAEMTVGIATSRWAGVPFVLRSGKALGDRRSEIVIRFKPVTHLPGGFEGSADATVLRLTLGPDRMALEINVNGPGDPFELDRVALETEFGEGELLAYAEVLQGILDGDPTLSVRGDTAEQCWRIVQPVIDAWQKNEVPLEEYPAGTPGPASWPQL; from the coding sequence ATGACCGCCACCCAGACCACGCTGATCGTGCTCGGCGCCTCCGGCGACCTCACGTCGCGCCTCCTCATGCCCGCGCTGGGGCAGCTGCTCACGCGGGAGCCGGAGCGCGGGATCCGCCTCATCGGCGCCGGCATGGACGACTGGGACGACGCGAAATGGCGCGAGGTCGTGACCGCGTCGTTCGCGACGGTGAAGGCGAGCGGGTCCGCGGTCGACGCCGTGCTCGCGGGCGCGACGTACCGGAGGTCGGACATCACGAAGCCCGAGGATCTGCGGGCGCTGCTGGCCATGGCCGAGGGCCGTCCGGCCTTCTACTTCGCGGTGCCGCCGGCGGTCGCGGCCACGGCGTGCGTGGCGCTCGAGCAGGTCACGCTGCCCGAGGGGCTGATCCTCGCCCTCGAGAAGCCGTTCGGCACCGATGAGGCCAGCGCGCACGCGCTCAACCAGGTGCTGACCAGGCTCGTGCCCGAAGACCAGGTGCACCGCATCGACCACTTCCTCGGGCGCTCCACGGTGCTCAACGTGCTCGGCGTGCGCTTCACGAACCGCATCTTCGAGCCGACCTGGTCGGCGGAGCACATCGAGTCGGTCGTCATCCGCTATGACGAGGCGCTCGGCCTCGAGGGACGCGCGGGGTACTACGACAAGGCGGGCGCGCTCGTGGACATGATCCAAAGCCACCTGCTGCAGGTGATGGCGGTCGTGGCCATGGATCCGCCCTCGACGCTCGGCGCGATGGATCTCCGCGACGCCAAGGCCGTCGTGCTGCGCGCGACGAGCGTGTGGGAGGACGACGCCGTCGCCTCCTCGCGCCGCGCCCGGTACGGCGCCGGCACGATCGGCGACCGCACGCTGCCGGCCTACGCCGACGAGGAGGGCGTGGACCCGGCACGCGGCACCGAGACGCTGGCCGAGATGACGGTGGGCATCGCGACCTCGCGCTGGGCGGGAGTGCCCTTCGTCCTCCGCTCGGGCAAGGCCCTCGGCGACCGTCGCAGCGAGATCGTCATCCGCTTCAAGCCGGTCACCCACCTGCCCGGCGGCTTCGAGGGCTCGGCGGACGCCACAGTGCTGCGCCTCACCCTCGGACCCGACCGCATGGCGCTCGAGATCAACGTCAACGGCCCCGGCGACCCGTTCGAGCTCGACCGCGTCGCCTTGGAGACCGAGTTCGGCGAGGGCGAGCTCCTCGCCTACGCCGAGGTGCTGCAGGGCATCCTCGACGGCGATCCCACCCTGTCGGTGCGCGGCGACACCGCCGAGCAGTGCTGGCGCATCGTGCAGCCCGTGATCGACGCCTGGCAGAAGAACGAGGTGCCGCTGGAGGAGTACCCGGCGGGAACGCCCGGTCCGGCATCCTGGCCCCAGCTCTGA
- a CDS encoding response regulator: MIRVLLVDDHAVMRSGFRTILEAGGDVTVVGEAATGAEAVAAASALDPDVICMDVQMPDMDGLEATRRIVADPALRAAVIVVTTFDRDDYLFAALEAGASGFLLKNAGAAELVSAVRVVAGGNALLAPEVTRRVIERFAAGGASPSPASPVPTRGVTEVPPGEPLTERETEVLRLLARARSNAEIAQELYIGEATVKTHVSNILQKLGARDRVHAAVIALRHGLG, translated from the coding sequence ATGATCCGCGTGCTGCTGGTCGACGACCACGCCGTCATGCGCTCGGGCTTCCGCACGATCCTCGAGGCGGGCGGCGACGTCACCGTGGTCGGCGAGGCGGCGACCGGCGCGGAGGCGGTGGCCGCGGCATCCGCTCTGGATCCCGACGTCATCTGCATGGACGTCCAGATGCCCGACATGGACGGACTGGAGGCGACGCGGCGCATCGTCGCCGACCCCGCCCTGCGAGCGGCCGTCATCGTCGTGACGACGTTCGACCGCGACGACTACCTGTTCGCCGCGCTCGAGGCCGGAGCCAGCGGTTTCCTGCTGAAGAACGCCGGCGCCGCCGAGCTCGTCTCGGCCGTGCGCGTGGTCGCGGGCGGCAACGCGCTGCTCGCGCCGGAGGTCACGCGCCGGGTGATCGAGAGGTTCGCGGCGGGGGGCGCTTCGCCGTCGCCCGCGTCGCCGGTGCCGACGCGGGGCGTGACCGAGGTTCCGCCGGGGGAGCCGCTCACCGAACGCGAGACCGAGGTGCTGCGCCTCCTCGCCCGGGCGCGCAGCAACGCCGAGATCGCTCAGGAGCTGTACATCGGCGAGGCGACGGTCAAGACGCACGTGTCGAACATCCTGCAGAAGCTCGGCGCCCGCGACCGCGTGCACGCCGCCGTCATCGCCCTGCGCCACGGGCTCGGCTAG
- a CDS encoding sensor histidine kinase yields MIDDAYVRPVPTARELRTDLVLAGVILVGAVLSAALSAIAGIYGDEQGPLWQAVIYAFVLAVPLALRRRLPATVAVVVCTAYFAAATLRVPELYVGNIAMFIALYTVGAWSRSRHRAMIVRVAIIIGMFTWLIISMYTEAIAKADEADVIAGAMSPYVAGALLSVLTNLLYFGGAYYFGDRSWLAARQRATLEQRTAELEREREVTAAQAVALDRVRIARELHDVVAHHVSVMGVQAGAAGAVIATDRDAARDLLGGIEGSAREAIDELHQLLDTLRAPGGTVGGDAGEPSGSTVGLEGLPALVAASDATGLPTAFAVVGAEAPVPRVTQVNLYRIAQEALTNARRHAGPGARADVRLRYDASAVELEVVNTGRAVPEPRPGLGQLGMRERATASGGRIEIGPRERGGFRVRVSVPIAGASLGSPASPLAEATR; encoded by the coding sequence GTGATCGATGACGCCTACGTCCGCCCCGTGCCCACGGCGCGCGAGCTGAGGACCGATCTCGTGCTGGCGGGGGTGATCCTCGTCGGCGCCGTGCTCAGCGCCGCGCTCAGCGCGATCGCGGGCATCTACGGCGACGAGCAGGGCCCGCTCTGGCAGGCCGTGATCTACGCCTTCGTGCTGGCCGTGCCCCTGGCGCTGCGGCGCCGCCTCCCCGCGACGGTGGCCGTCGTGGTGTGCACCGCGTACTTCGCGGCGGCCACGTTGCGCGTGCCCGAGCTCTACGTCGGCAACATCGCCATGTTCATCGCGCTGTACACGGTGGGCGCCTGGTCACGAAGCCGCCACCGGGCGATGATCGTGCGGGTCGCGATCATCATCGGGATGTTCACGTGGCTGATCATCTCCATGTACACGGAGGCGATCGCGAAGGCCGACGAGGCCGACGTCATCGCGGGGGCGATGTCGCCGTACGTCGCCGGCGCGCTGCTCAGCGTGCTGACCAACCTGCTGTACTTCGGCGGGGCGTACTACTTCGGCGACCGCTCGTGGCTCGCGGCCCGCCAGCGCGCGACGCTCGAGCAGCGCACCGCCGAGCTCGAGCGCGAGCGCGAGGTGACCGCGGCGCAGGCGGTCGCCCTCGACCGGGTGCGCATCGCCCGCGAGCTGCACGACGTCGTCGCCCACCACGTCTCGGTGATGGGCGTGCAGGCCGGGGCCGCCGGCGCGGTCATCGCAACGGACCGGGATGCCGCGCGCGACCTGCTCGGCGGCATCGAGGGCTCCGCCCGCGAGGCCATCGACGAGCTGCATCAGCTTCTGGACACCCTCCGCGCACCGGGTGGCACCGTGGGCGGTGACGCGGGTGAGCCGTCGGGGTCGACCGTCGGACTCGAGGGGCTGCCGGCACTGGTCGCCGCATCGGACGCGACGGGGCTGCCGACCGCATTCGCGGTCGTCGGGGCCGAGGCGCCCGTGCCGCGCGTCACCCAGGTGAACCTGTACCGCATCGCCCAGGAGGCGCTCACGAACGCCCGCCGCCACGCGGGACCGGGCGCGCGCGCGGACGTACGGCTGCGCTACGACGCGTCCGCCGTCGAGTTGGAGGTCGTCAACACCGGCCGGGCGGTGCCGGAACCGCGGCCGGGGCTCGGGCAGCTCGGCATGCGGGAGCGGGCGACGGCCTCCGGCGGGCGGATCGAGATCGGTCCCCGCGAGCGCGGCGGGTTCCGCGTGCGGGTCTCGGTGCCGATCGCCGGCGCCTCCCTCGGCAGCCCGGCGTCCCCGCTGGCCGAGGCGACCCGATGA
- a CDS encoding glycoside hydrolase family 15 protein, giving the protein MASPIEDYAVLSDCHTAALVSRDGSIDWLCLPRYDSPSTFAALLGTEDHGRWMLRPRDAHATSTRAYDGDGFVLRTRWQTPTGVAEVLDVMPYGDRRADVIRRIRGVSGTVEFRQEVRVRFDYARAMPWMRQAGTDDDPLLIAIAGPDALVFRGAALHAVDHAHAGTVTVGEGDTVDLTMTWYPSHREIPDPVDVDAAFATTDAWWAAWAGRIRHTGPYRDEVVRSLLVLRALTHEDTGGIVAAATTSLPEDFGGVRNWDYRYVWLRDASLTLEALLEHGFTGEAAMWRRWLLRAIAGDPADVQIMYGLAGERDLEERVLPNLPGYDGAAPVRIGNGAVTQYQADVMGEVMLALEAARNAGVDEGAYSWPLQRALLGYVEENMARPDNGIWEMRGDPRMFTYSRVMIWAAFDRGARAVREHGLDGPADRWEELRERMRAEIDEQGYDAERGHFVQAYGSPEVDAALLMLPQVGYCAADDARMLGTVDEIEKRLMRDGLLHRYRTQSDVDGLPGDEHPFLACSFWLVEQYAASNRLDDAEALMDRLCGLANDVGLLSEEYDVTLQRHAGNTPQALSHLALVRAADALAGVQPPRGHVR; this is encoded by the coding sequence ATGGCTTCACCCATCGAGGACTACGCCGTCCTCAGCGACTGTCACACCGCCGCCCTCGTCTCGCGTGACGGCAGCATCGACTGGCTGTGCCTGCCGCGCTACGACTCCCCGTCGACCTTCGCCGCCCTGCTGGGCACGGAGGATCACGGACGGTGGATGCTGCGGCCCCGCGATGCGCATGCCACCAGCACCCGCGCCTACGACGGCGACGGGTTCGTGCTGCGGACGCGGTGGCAGACGCCCACGGGGGTCGCGGAGGTGCTCGACGTGATGCCGTACGGCGATCGCCGGGCCGATGTGATCCGGCGGATCCGCGGCGTCTCGGGCACCGTGGAGTTCCGCCAGGAGGTGCGGGTGCGTTTCGACTACGCGCGCGCGATGCCGTGGATGCGCCAGGCCGGCACCGACGACGATCCGCTGCTCATCGCGATCGCGGGACCGGATGCCCTGGTGTTCCGCGGGGCGGCGCTGCACGCGGTCGACCACGCCCACGCCGGCACCGTGACCGTCGGCGAGGGCGACACGGTCGATCTGACGATGACCTGGTATCCGTCGCACCGGGAGATCCCCGATCCGGTCGACGTCGACGCCGCCTTCGCCACGACCGACGCCTGGTGGGCGGCCTGGGCCGGCCGCATCCGGCACACCGGCCCCTACCGCGACGAGGTCGTGCGCTCGCTGCTGGTGCTGCGTGCGCTCACGCACGAGGACACGGGCGGCATCGTCGCGGCCGCGACCACGTCGCTGCCGGAGGACTTCGGCGGCGTGCGCAACTGGGACTACCGCTACGTCTGGCTGCGGGATGCGTCGCTGACGCTCGAGGCGCTGCTGGAGCACGGGTTCACCGGAGAGGCGGCGATGTGGCGGAGGTGGCTGCTGCGCGCGATCGCGGGCGATCCGGCCGACGTGCAGATCATGTACGGGCTCGCGGGGGAGCGCGACCTCGAGGAGCGCGTGCTGCCGAACCTCCCCGGCTACGACGGCGCCGCGCCCGTGCGGATCGGCAACGGCGCGGTGACCCAGTACCAGGCGGACGTGATGGGCGAGGTGATGCTCGCGCTCGAGGCCGCGCGCAACGCCGGCGTCGACGAGGGGGCGTACTCCTGGCCGCTGCAACGCGCTCTGCTCGGCTACGTCGAGGAGAACATGGCCCGCCCCGACAACGGCATCTGGGAGATGCGGGGCGACCCGCGCATGTTCACGTACTCGCGCGTCATGATCTGGGCCGCCTTCGACCGCGGCGCCCGCGCGGTGCGCGAGCACGGACTCGACGGTCCCGCCGACCGGTGGGAGGAGCTGCGCGAGCGGATGCGGGCGGAGATCGACGAACAGGGCTACGACGCCGAACGCGGCCACTTCGTGCAGGCCTACGGCTCGCCCGAGGTGGACGCCGCGCTGCTGATGCTCCCGCAGGTCGGCTACTGCGCCGCCGACGACGCCCGGATGCTGGGAACCGTCGACGAGATCGAGAAGCGCCTGATGCGCGACGGCCTCCTGCACCGGTATCGCACGCAGTCGGACGTCGACGGACTGCCGGGCGACGAGCATCCGTTCCTGGCCTGCTCGTTCTGGCTCGTCGAGCAGTACGCCGCCAGCAACCGCCTCGACGACGCGGAGGCACTGATGGACCGCCTGTGCGGGCTGGCGAACGACGTGGGGCTGCTGTCGGAGGAGTACGACGTCACCCTGCAGCGTCACGCCGGCAACACCCCGCAGGCCCTGTCGCACCTGGCGCTCGTGCGGGCCGCCGACGCGCTCGCCGGCGTCCAGCCCCCGCGCGGCCACGTGCGCTGA
- a CDS encoding DeoR/GlpR family DNA-binding transcription regulator: MLAAARKDLLLDRLRRDGRLIAKDLARELGLSEDSIRRDLRELDAAGLAVRVYGGALPASPAVADLAARATVAPDSKRRVAAAAVALIEPGSAIILDGGTTALAMVAALPTSFAGTVITHSPTIASALLDHAADVILIGGRLFKHSGVACGAAAVEAAGRLSADVFFLGVTGVHAAAGLTTGDEEEAAMKRALSARAAETYVLASVEKVGAASRYSVLPLESVAGVITDADPAGPALSDLAGAGVPIVEA; this comes from the coding sequence ATGCTGGCCGCTGCGCGCAAGGATCTTCTGCTCGACCGACTCCGCCGTGACGGGCGGCTCATCGCGAAGGACCTCGCCCGTGAGCTGGGACTCTCCGAGGACAGCATCCGCCGGGACCTCCGCGAACTGGATGCCGCGGGCCTGGCCGTCCGCGTCTACGGCGGCGCCCTCCCGGCCTCCCCCGCGGTCGCCGACCTCGCGGCGCGGGCGACCGTCGCGCCCGACAGTAAGCGACGGGTGGCCGCGGCCGCCGTGGCGCTCATCGAACCCGGCTCCGCGATCATCCTCGACGGCGGCACCACGGCTCTCGCCATGGTCGCGGCTCTCCCGACGTCGTTCGCGGGAACGGTCATCACCCACAGCCCGACGATCGCGTCCGCCCTCCTCGATCACGCCGCCGACGTCATCCTCATCGGCGGGCGCCTGTTCAAGCACTCCGGCGTCGCCTGCGGTGCCGCGGCGGTCGAGGCCGCGGGCCGCCTCAGCGCCGACGTCTTCTTCCTCGGGGTGACCGGCGTCCATGCCGCCGCGGGACTGACGACGGGCGATGAGGAGGAGGCCGCGATGAAGCGCGCGCTCTCCGCCCGCGCGGCGGAGACCTACGTGCTGGCGAGCGTCGAGAAGGTCGGCGCCGCCTCCCGCTACAGCGTCCTGCCGCTCGAGTCCGTCGCCGGAGTCATCACCGACGCCGACCCCGCGGGTCCGGCGCTTTCGGACCTCGCCGGCGCCGGGGTGCCGATCGTCGAGGCCTGA
- a CDS encoding IS481 family transposase, whose translation MSHANAALTPRARLRLARLVVDDRWPVIVAAKMFMVSPVTARKWAARYRAEGAAGMVDRSSRPRSMPTRTPPDVVKRIVRLRWRRRLGPVQIGGELGLPASTVHAVLVRARINRLSHIDRVTGEPIRRYEHPHPGSLIHVDVTKFGNIPDGGGHKFLSRQQSKANARDQAVRTGERGRHYRPLIGTAFLHTVIDDHSRVAYIEVCADEKAVTAIGVLERAVTWFAERGVTVERVLSDNGSAYRSHAWKDACTQLGIRHKRTRPYRPQTNGKIERLHRTLADGWAYARFYSSETERRAALPGWLHFYNHHRTHSAIGGPPISRLNNLPGHHS comes from the coding sequence GTGTCCCACGCTAATGCTGCTCTGACTCCGCGCGCTCGACTTCGGTTGGCGCGGCTCGTCGTCGATGATCGGTGGCCGGTGATCGTCGCGGCCAAGATGTTCATGGTCTCGCCCGTGACTGCCCGAAAGTGGGCGGCCCGATATCGGGCCGAGGGCGCTGCGGGGATGGTGGATCGCTCCAGTCGCCCGCGGTCGATGCCGACCAGAACACCACCGGATGTCGTCAAACGAATCGTCAGGTTGCGATGGCGGCGACGGCTCGGACCTGTGCAGATCGGCGGCGAACTGGGGTTGCCGGCATCGACAGTTCACGCGGTGCTCGTGCGCGCCCGGATCAACCGGCTCAGCCATATCGACCGCGTCACCGGCGAGCCGATCCGACGCTACGAGCACCCGCACCCGGGTTCGCTTATCCACGTCGACGTCACCAAGTTCGGCAACATCCCCGACGGCGGCGGACACAAGTTCCTCAGCCGCCAGCAGAGCAAAGCCAACGCCCGCGACCAAGCCGTCCGAACCGGGGAACGCGGCCGCCACTACCGCCCTCTCATCGGCACCGCGTTCCTGCACACCGTGATCGACGACCACTCCCGCGTCGCCTACATCGAGGTCTGCGCAGACGAGAAGGCCGTCACGGCGATCGGCGTGCTCGAGCGCGCAGTCACCTGGTTCGCTGAACGCGGCGTCACCGTCGAGCGCGTGCTCTCCGACAACGGCTCGGCCTACCGATCCCACGCCTGGAAAGACGCCTGCACCCAGCTCGGGATCCGCCACAAACGAACTCGCCCCTACCGGCCGCAGACCAACGGGAAGATCGAGCGCCTGCACCGCACCCTCGCCGACGGATGGGCCTACGCCCGCTTCTACTCCTCAGAAACCGAACGACGCGCTGCCTTGCCCGGTTGGCTGCACTTCTACAATCATCACCGAACCCACTCCGCCATCGGCGGCCCACCCATCAGCAGACTCAACAACCTGCCTGGACATCACAGCTAG
- a CDS encoding DUF4406 domain-containing protein, with translation MTAPLMILIAGPYASGTGGDPALMAENLARLEEAAWPIFRAGHVPMIGEWVALPVLSSAGASGPGDPLAASVMYPTAERLLQHCDAVLRLPGASRGADQDVAIAESRGIPVYRSLEDVPGVVAA, from the coding sequence ATGACCGCACCCCTGATGATCCTGATCGCCGGCCCCTACGCGTCCGGCACCGGTGGCGACCCCGCCCTGATGGCCGAGAACCTGGCCCGACTCGAAGAGGCGGCGTGGCCGATCTTCCGGGCCGGCCACGTGCCGATGATCGGCGAGTGGGTGGCGCTGCCGGTGCTGTCCAGCGCGGGCGCGTCAGGTCCGGGCGACCCGCTGGCCGCCTCGGTGATGTATCCGACGGCCGAGCGGCTCCTGCAGCACTGCGACGCGGTGCTGCGCCTTCCGGGCGCCTCCCGGGGAGCAGACCAGGACGTCGCGATCGCCGAGAGCCGCGGCATCCCCGTCTATCGGTCGCTGGAGGACGTGCCGGGAGTCGTCGCGGCCTGA
- a CDS encoding ABC transporter ATP-binding protein, with product MLQLRDLDKSYGSHHVLDHVSFDVRPGRLTGFVGGNGAGKTTTMRITLGVLASDSGTVALDGAPVTTADRRRFGYMPEERGLYPKMKVLEQIVYLARLHGYSKSDATASATALLERLGLHEKLDVNVETLSLGNQQRAQIAAALVHDPEVLILDEPFSGLDPIAVDVVAAVLQERAAAGTAVLFSSHQLDLVERLCDDLVIIAGGTIRASGEREDLRAQHARRRYELVSAGDAGWLRTVQGVEIVDFDGGYAVFDVDTDETAQRVLREAVSRGAVGTFAPQRPTLAQIFREVVR from the coding sequence ATGCTGCAACTGAGAGACCTCGACAAGAGCTACGGCTCGCACCACGTGCTGGACCACGTGTCCTTCGACGTGCGCCCCGGTCGGCTGACCGGCTTCGTCGGCGGCAACGGCGCCGGCAAGACGACGACGATGCGCATCACGCTGGGCGTGCTGGCCTCCGACTCGGGAACGGTGGCGCTCGACGGCGCACCGGTCACCACCGCCGACCGCCGGCGCTTCGGCTACATGCCGGAGGAGCGCGGGCTGTATCCGAAGATGAAGGTCCTCGAGCAGATCGTCTATCTCGCGCGACTGCACGGGTATTCGAAGTCGGATGCGACAGCCTCCGCCACCGCGCTGCTCGAGCGTCTCGGACTCCACGAGAAGCTCGACGTCAACGTCGAGACGCTGTCGCTCGGCAATCAGCAGCGCGCCCAGATCGCCGCGGCGCTCGTGCACGACCCGGAGGTGCTCATCCTCGACGAGCCGTTCTCGGGCCTCGACCCGATCGCGGTGGACGTCGTCGCCGCCGTCCTGCAGGAGCGCGCCGCGGCCGGCACGGCGGTGCTCTTCTCGTCGCACCAGCTCGACCTCGTCGAGCGGCTCTGCGACGACCTCGTCATCATCGCCGGCGGCACGATCCGCGCCTCCGGCGAGCGCGAGGACCTCCGCGCGCAGCACGCGCGCCGCCGCTACGAGCTCGTCTCCGCGGGCGACGCCGGCTGGCTCCGCACCGTCCAGGGCGTCGAGATCGTCGACTTCGACGGCGGCTACGCGGTCTTCGACGTCGACACGGACGAGACCGCGCAGCGCGTGCTGCGCGAAGCCGTCTCGCGGGGCGCCGTCGGCACCTTCGCCCCCCAGCGCCCCACCCTCGCCCAGATCTTCCGGGAGGTCGTCCGATGA
- a CDS encoding NADPH-dependent FMN reductase, producing the protein MTDRTIGYIVGSISSTSINRRLAKALERLAPAGTTLVEIPIADLPFYSQDHDADFPQVARDFKQAIADVDGVIIVTPEYSRSIPGVLKNALDWAARPYGQGAFDGKPTALIGTSGSAIGTATAQQHLKAIMSHLNAPTMGQPEGYVQSQPGVFTDSGEVTNDETAEFLVGYLTAFNALVDRYAKTPAAV; encoded by the coding sequence ATGACCGATCGCACCATCGGCTACATCGTCGGAAGCATCTCGTCGACCTCGATCAACCGCCGTCTCGCGAAGGCCCTCGAGCGTCTCGCGCCCGCCGGCACGACGCTCGTGGAGATCCCGATCGCCGACCTCCCCTTCTACTCACAGGACCACGACGCCGACTTCCCGCAGGTCGCGCGCGATTTCAAGCAGGCGATCGCCGACGTCGACGGTGTCATCATCGTCACCCCGGAGTACAGCCGCTCGATCCCGGGCGTGCTGAAGAACGCACTGGACTGGGCCGCCCGCCCGTACGGCCAGGGCGCCTTCGACGGCAAGCCCACCGCCCTGATCGGCACGTCGGGCAGCGCCATCGGCACGGCCACCGCGCAGCAGCACCTCAAGGCGATCATGAGCCACCTGAACGCGCCGACGATGGGTCAGCCGGAGGGCTACGTCCAGTCGCAGCCCGGCGTCTTCACCGACAGCGGCGAGGTCACGAACGACGAGACCGCGGAGTTCCTGGTCGGCTACCTCACCGCCTTCAACGCCCTCGTCGACCGCTACGCGAAGACCCCCGCTGCGGTCTGA
- a CDS encoding ABC transporter permease encodes MNATTTTAPARRRVDHPAAPSEASAIWLVAEREIGTKLRSKAFVISTAILFLAALAGLVFGGLAAQNQSGTPVAVVSDAASLVPSEAGLNVTEVPDRAAAEQLVMDGTVDAAIVPDPSAEPFGYSIVAKSSAPTSLMLGFAQVPPVELLQPARTDEAIRYFVAIGFGVVFLMAASLFGSTIAASVVEEKQTRVVEILISAIRARTLLAGKVIGNTILAMGQILVLAAISITGLSIIGQSQLLSLLGAPILWFAVFFLFGFILLAALFAAAGAMVSRQEDIGSTTFPITILIMAPYFLVIFFNDNPVVLTIMSYVPFSAPVGMPMRLFLGEAQAWEPIVSLLILLATCVGAILLGAKIYQNSLLRMGGRVKLAEALRG; translated from the coding sequence ATGAACGCCACCACCACGACAGCCCCCGCCCGCCGCAGGGTCGACCACCCTGCCGCGCCGAGCGAGGCATCCGCCATCTGGCTCGTCGCCGAGCGCGAGATCGGCACGAAGCTCCGCAGCAAGGCCTTCGTGATCTCCACCGCGATCCTGTTCCTGGCGGCCCTCGCCGGGCTCGTCTTCGGCGGACTCGCGGCGCAGAACCAGTCGGGCACGCCCGTCGCTGTGGTGTCGGACGCCGCCTCCCTCGTGCCGTCCGAGGCCGGCCTGAACGTCACCGAGGTGCCCGACCGCGCGGCCGCGGAGCAGCTGGTGATGGACGGGACGGTGGATGCCGCGATCGTGCCCGACCCGTCGGCAGAGCCCTTCGGCTACTCGATCGTCGCGAAGTCGTCGGCGCCGACGTCGCTGATGCTCGGCTTCGCCCAGGTGCCGCCCGTCGAGCTGCTCCAGCCGGCGCGCACCGATGAGGCGATCCGCTACTTCGTCGCGATCGGCTTCGGCGTCGTGTTCCTGATGGCCGCCAGCCTGTTCGGGTCGACGATCGCGGCCAGTGTCGTGGAGGAGAAGCAGACGCGCGTCGTCGAGATCCTCATCTCGGCGATCCGCGCGCGGACGCTGCTGGCCGGCAAGGTGATCGGCAACACGATCCTCGCGATGGGGCAGATCCTCGTCCTCGCGGCGATCTCGATCACGGGGCTCTCGATCATCGGGCAGAGCCAGCTGCTCAGCCTGCTGGGCGCCCCGATCCTGTGGTTCGCGGTGTTCTTCCTGTTCGGCTTCATCCTGCTCGCGGCGCTGTTCGCCGCCGCCGGCGCGATGGTGTCGCGTCAGGAGGACATCGGCTCGACGACCTTCCCGATCACGATCTTGATCATGGCGCCGTACTTCCTGGTGATCTTCTTCAACGACAACCCCGTCGTGCTCACGATCATGTCGTACGTGCCGTTCTCGGCTCCGGTGGGGATGCCGATGCGCCTCTTCCTCGGCGAGGCGCAGGCGTGGGAGCCGATCGTGTCGCTCCTCATCCTGCTGGCCACCTGCGTCGGCGCGATCCTGCTCGGCGCGAAGATCTACCAGAACTCGCTGCTGCGCATGGGCGGCCGCGTGAAGCTGGCCGAGGCGCTGCGCGGCTGA